From the Hevea brasiliensis isolate MT/VB/25A 57/8 chromosome 15, ASM3005281v1, whole genome shotgun sequence genome, one window contains:
- the LOC110665079 gene encoding uncharacterized protein LOC110665079, with product MKYSEISHFSHPLHPLKFEYSEFPFKCDGCKEVGIGSRYKCSKCDFDLHMHCAIPSASIFHPFYNKCSFQFLSRPPGDKPRYCNACERDVNGFLYHCNDCGFDLHPCCAKLPMVLDDGEVKLYLYRKVSETCHKCGRKGRSWSYRSSCKKYNLHVACVKDMLVENWAGLYLERSDHHRGNTSSSYANGNGSRKLENRIPSLKNALQTHHRKSKGKVQKCCEMAGLAVQFVISAVLGDPTTIIAGVIGNLIARG from the coding sequence atgaAGTATAGTGAGATATCCCACTTCAGCCACCCTCTACACCCCTTGAAATTTGAGTACTCGGAATTCCCATTCAAGTGTGATGGCTGCAAAGAAGTAGGGATAGGGTCTCGCTACAAATGCTCCAAGTGTGATTTTGATCTCCACATGCACTGTGCAATCCCTTCTGCTTCAATCTTTCATCCTTTCTACAACAAATGCTCCTTTCAGTTCCTGTCTCGACCTCCAGGCGATAAGCCTCGTTACTGCAATGCCTGTGAAAGGGACGTCAATGGATTTCTCTACCATTGCAACGATTGTGGATTTGATCTTCACCCATGTTGTGCAAAGTTGCCAATGGTGCTTGACGATGGAGAAGTGAAGCTTTATTTGTATAGGAAAGTGAGTGAAACCTGTCACAAATGTGGACGTAAAGGGAGGAGTTGGAGTTACAGGTCCTCATGCAAGAAGTATAATCTTCATGTGGCTTGCGTTAAGGACATGTTGGTGGAGAATTGGGCAGGTCTCTACCTTGAAAGATCAGATCATCATCGTGGGAATACAAGTAGTAGCTATGCCAATGGCAATGGTAGTAGGAAATTGGAGAATAGAATTCCCAGCTTAAAAAATGCACTCCAAACCCACCACCGGAAAAGCAAGGGTAAGGTGCAGAAATGTTGTGAGATGGCTGGATTGGCTGTGCAATTTGTGATCTCCGCCGTGCTCGGTGATCCGACCACCATTATTGCTGGGGTAATTGGGAATTTGATTGCAAGAGGGTGA